A region of the Lycium barbarum isolate Lr01 chromosome 1, ASM1917538v2, whole genome shotgun sequence genome:
AGAAGCAGAAAATCATCTCCCACAACTTGAATCAAGGGATGGAATTTCAATTGCCATGGAAGACATTGGAACTTCTCGTGTTTGGAACATGAAATATAGGTGTGTGAACCGAAATTAATCATCAATGGTCAAGTTATTTTTAATTACATTGCTCGATTCAAttgttttccttttgtttttttggtCAGCTTGCTTTAATAACTACTATTGGTTCTTGTGTTTTGTTTTTCAGATTTTGGCCAAATAACAAAAGCAGGATGTACCTTCTCGAGAACACAGGTGTGGATACAATCAGCCCTGCTCTTGCGTTGCTTTGCATGATTCATTAAAATATAATATACAGTATTTGACcgcatttttaaaaaaatcttctAGGTGATTTTGTTCGAGCTAATGGACTTCAAGAAGGAGATTTCATTGTAATATACGCCGACATAAAGTGTGGCAAATATGTAAGTCAATATTTTTATTATAGTGCTTTAGTGTTATCACTTTCAGCGTGTAATTATCTCGTCATGTGAGTTAAAATTGTTGAATTATATTATATCAGTTGATACGAGGAGTAAAAGTGAGGCAGAATGGACCAAAAGCAGAGGGCAAAAAACCAGCAAAGAAAAACCTTCGTAAGTTATCTGCAGCAGCTATTAGCTCATCTCCAGTTGCACAAGCAGTGAGATAAGTTATCTCATCAAGTTTACAAATTGGTAGGCATTTTGTAAACTAGAATTCTCTGGAGATGACCCTGATTCATGCAAAGACATCTTAAGGTGTTTGTAATTGTTAATCGGGGCAACTGCCTAATGTAGATAAATATGTAAGTTGTAATCTGAATGTGTTGTATGTCTAGCTGTTTTCTAACTTTATGCAATGTAATGACCATCATTTATAATATAATTTAAGTTAATATACACTGACGGTATGTAGAATTTTTGTACTATTAGCGGCATTTCACTTGACGCAGACACTTTTGCCCATCGATTTATGACTAGTTAGCCGTGGTGGATGCAAGTACTTTTGTCTAGCTAGTTCAACCGAACTCAGAATTTTCGACAGTAGAGTAGCTCAGCAATAAAACACTTAAGGTCGACGAACTCATCAAATTTAAATCCTACAAACAAGATATGGAGTCATATTCCCAACTACAGAAATACATCAAACTCGCAGACACTTTTGCCCATCGATCTATGACTAGTTAGCCGGGGTGGATGCAAGTACTTTTGTCTAGCTAGTTCAACCGAACTCAGAATTTTCGACATTAGATTAGCTCAGCAATAAAACACTTAAGGTCGACGAACTCATCAAATTTAAATCCTACAAACAAGATATGGAGTCATATTTCCAACTACAGAAATACATCAAACTCGCAAACTTAGATCTGCGTTCTTTTTTCTTTCGAAACATCAGAAAAATAAGAGTAGACAACAATTAGGAAGAGATAATGTCTCACAGTTTATTGAAATAGAGTAAGTTGAAATTCAGTTTTTGGTGACATTATCTTAAACACCCTCTATGGACTCTTGAGCCTTTTCCTCCACTGTGTCTTTCATTTTTTGGGTGTTTTCCTTAACTGAATCCCATGTTTCTCCTGCTGTGTCTGTTGCTTTGCCGGTCATGTCTTGTGCCGCGTCCTCTGCCTTTCCGACCATGTCTTGTGCTGAGTCCGCCACCTTACCTCCGGCTGCTTTCATTTTCTGGATTGCCTTTCAAAACACACATTATATTGTCACCGTATACAGTCAATTAGACAAGAGTCGAAGTTTTAAACAGTCTAACACGTATTGTTTGATATGCAAGTATGTAACATTATAACATGTAAAGTTACAAGACAAGAAACCTTGGTAAACCATTCCCTTAGCTGTGAACAACTAGGGCAGCCAAGGCTTGTTATGAATTTTTGGAGAGAGATGCAGGCAGTAAGGTAGAAAAAAATAAGAACGAAAATCTCTCTCTTATATTCATCAATTGCGGGTCTTTATATAGGCACAAAAAACAAAGGCCAACTTATATATACAACTACTTTCTATGAGTATCTTATCATTAGCGGCTACCATTTTCCAAATTACAATTTGTAACTTACTTTTAAGCAAAAAGAGAAGTTAGGGAAAAAAGAGAACTTCGCCCAATAACCACTTCAGCCACTTCAATTTTATGTATCTTGGTGTAGCTACAAATACAAAAttactatagctactaaatataaaaaaattaaaaggtagttattctACACAAGTAGAAAACAAATTACTCCCTCCGTACTAAAAAAATTGCCTTAATTTAACttgacataaaatttaagaaataaaaaaaggcTTTTAAAATGTGTGATCCAAAATAAATCTTAAATATTTATTTGATCGTAAATTATCTTATAAAGTTAaactgtttctaaatatagaaatatgtcaatttttttaaaataaattaataaaaaaaagaaataatctttttgaGATTACTCCTAAAGCTAAAGTATTAGACTCTAGCACGCCGACAAACGCTTTCTGAGGACATGaagctatttctaatttatttatttttggtcaAATATTCGAGCAAAGTTTTCTTACACTGATAATAAATACACCTAAACcttttattaaataaataaataaattataagtTCATGATAATCGGCAGTAGAGACGAAAAGATTGTGTAATAGACATTAATGGCGTCTCACCTCATCAGCAGCAGACTGGGTAGCATCAACCGCATGTTCTATTGCATCTGCACCCTTTTCTCCTATGTTATGTGACTCATCTCTAATTGGCGTCGCTAGTTGACGATTTTTTGTCTGCTGCAGAAATTAGTTTCAGATTTGACTTTGTAAATATTCACTAAATATATGTGACTAGTACTTTAAGAAAGTTAATatgagtatacatatatatatatacatgtatagaaaatagtttttttcATACCAAACAAAAAAGTTGAAAAATGCTAAAGCCACCCTTACGATGAGTCTCGTGGTGGTTGTCTTGTTGGAGGAGAACAATAACATAGTGGAACGAGTAGTGTTAGTGTTGTTGGAGGCAACATTAGGAGTTGCCACCAAAAAACTTGA
Encoded here:
- the LOC132607486 gene encoding uncharacterized protein LOC132607486 isoform X8; translation: MASCNMAFAASSFLVATPNVASNNTNTTRSTMLLFSSNKTTTTRLITKNRQLATPIRDESHNIGEKGADAIEHAVDATQSAADEKMKAAGGKVADSAQDMVGKAEDAAQDMTGKATDTAGETWDSVKENTQKMKDTVEEKAQESIEGV
- the LOC132607486 gene encoding uncharacterized protein LOC132607486 isoform X4, whose amino-acid sequence is MASCNMAFAASSFLVATPNVASNNTNTTRSTMLLFSSNKTTTTRLITKNRQLATPIRDESHNIGEKGADAIEHAVDATQSAADEAIQKMKAAGGKVADSAQDMVGKAEDAAQDMTGKATDTAGETWDSVKENTQKMKDTVEEKAQESIEGV
- the LOC132607486 gene encoding uncharacterized protein LOC132607486 isoform X7, producing MASCNMAFAASSFLVATPNVASNNTNTTRSTMLLFSSNKTTTTRLIQTKNRQLATPIRDESHNIGEKGADAIEHAVDATQSAADEKMKAAGGKVADSAQDMVGKAEDAAQDMTGKATDTAGETWDSVKENTQKMKDTVEEKAQESIEGV
- the LOC132607486 gene encoding uncharacterized protein LOC132607486 isoform X1 codes for the protein MASCNMAFAASSFLVATPNVASNNTNTTRSTMLLFSSNKTTTTRLIVRQTKNRQLATPIRDESHNIGEKGADAIEHAVDATQSAADEAIQKMKAAGGKVADSAQDMVGKAEDAAQDMTGKATDTAGETWDSVKENTQKMKDTVEEKAQESIEGV
- the LOC132607486 gene encoding uncharacterized protein At4g13230-like isoform X6; this encodes MASCNMAFAASSFLVATPNVASNNTNTTRSTMLLFSSNKTTTTRLIVRTKNRQLATPIRDESHNIGEKGADAIEHAVDATQSAADEKMKAAGGKVADSAQDMVGKAEDAAQDMTGKATDTAGETWDSVKENTQKMKDTVEEKAQESIEGV
- the LOC132607486 gene encoding uncharacterized protein LOC132607486 isoform X3; this translates as MASCNMAFAASSFLVATPNVASNNTNTTRSTMLLFSSNKTTTTRLIQTKNRQLATPIRDESHNIGEKGADAIEHAVDATQSAADEAIQKMKAAGGKVADSAQDMVGKAEDAAQDMTGKATDTAGETWDSVKENTQKMKDTVEEKAQESIEGV
- the LOC132607486 gene encoding uncharacterized protein LOC132607486 isoform X2; translated protein: MASCNMAFAASSFLVATPNVASNNTNTTRSTMLLFSSNKTTTTRLIVRTKNRQLATPIRDESHNIGEKGADAIEHAVDATQSAADEAIQKMKAAGGKVADSAQDMVGKAEDAAQDMTGKATDTAGETWDSVKENTQKMKDTVEEKAQESIEGV
- the LOC132607486 gene encoding uncharacterized protein LOC132607486 isoform X5; this encodes MASCNMAFAASSFLVATPNVASNNTNTTRSTMLLFSSNKTTTTRLIVRQTKNRQLATPIRDESHNIGEKGADAIEHAVDATQSAADEKMKAAGGKVADSAQDMVGKAEDAAQDMTGKATDTAGETWDSVKENTQKMKDTVEEKAQESIEGV